One Felis catus isolate Fca126 chromosome D1, F.catus_Fca126_mat1.0, whole genome shotgun sequence DNA segment encodes these proteins:
- the LOC101095768 gene encoding olfactory receptor 10A4 translates to MMWGNWTIVSEFVLVSFSTLSSELQALLFLLFLTVYLVTLMGNILIILVTTADSALQNPMYFFLRNLSFLEIGFNLVIVPKMLGTLIIQDTTISFFGCASQMYFFFFFGAAECCLLATMAYDRYVAICDPLRYPIIMNRKACAQLAAASWFSGFPVATVQTTWIFSFPFCGPNIVNHFFCDSPPVIALVCADTSLFELEALTATVLFILFPFLLILGSYVRILSTIFRMPSAEGKRKAFSTCSSHLLVVSLFYSTAILTYFRPRSSTSPESKKLLSLSYTVVTPMLNPIIYSLRNSEVKSALRRVIRRTLGPQKL, encoded by the coding sequence ATGATGTGGGGAAACTGGACAATTGTCAGTGAGTTTGTCCTTGTGAGTTTTTCAACCTTATCCTCTGAGCTACAAGCTCtactatttctcctttttttgacTGTTTACCTGGTTACTCTAATGGGCAATATTCTCATCATCCTGGTCACTACAGCTGACTCTGCTCTACAAAACCCTATGTACTTCTTCCTCAGGAACTTGTCCTTCCTGGAGATAGGCTTCAACTTGGTCATTGTGCCCAAGATGCTGGGGACTCTGATCATCCAAGACACAACCATATCCTTCTTTGGCTGTGCCTCtcagatgtatttctttttcttctttggggcTGCTGAGTGTTGCCTCCTGGCCACAATGGCAtatgaccgctatgtggccatctgtgaCCCTTTGCGCTACCCAATCATTATGAACCGCAAGGCCTGTGCCCAGCTAGCAGCTGCCTCTTGGTTCTCAGGGTTTCCAGTGGCCACCGTGCAAACCACATGGATTTTCAGCTTCCCTTTTTGTGGCCCCAACATAGTGAACCACTTCTTTTGTGACAGCCCCCCTGTCATTGCACTGGTCTGTGCTGATACCTCTCTGTTTGAACTGGAGGCTCTGACGGCCACTGTCTTATtcatcctctttcctttcttgctgATCCTGGGATCCTATGTCCGCATTCTTTCCACTATCTTCAGGATGCCCTCAGCTGAGGGGAAACGCAAGGCCTTCTCCACCTGTTCCTCCCACCTTCTGGTTGTGTCCCTCTTCTACAGCACTGCCATCCTCACATACTTCCGACCCCGGTCCAGCACCTCTCCTGAGAGCAAGAAGTTGTTGTCGCTCTCCTACACAGTAGTGACTCCCATGTTGAACCCCATCATCTACAGCTTAAGGAACAGTGAAGTGAAGTCTGCACTGAGGCGAGTCATCCGCAGGACCCTGGGCCCTCAGAAACTATGA
- the LOC101101503 gene encoding olfactory receptor 2D2 — MRETNQTQVTEFLLLGLSDDPHTQKLLFILFLGVYLITVLANLLLTYLVQVDSRLHTPMYFFLCNLSLADFCFSTNIVPQALAHLLSQKKVISFTRCATQLLFFLIFGCTQCAFLAVMSYDRYVAICNPLHYPSIMTWRVCVQLAAGSWTSGILVSVVDTTFTLSLPYQGSNSIAHFFCEAPALLILASTDTHTSEMVIFLMGVVILLIPVSLILVSYSHIIVTVVRMKSAVGRLKAFSTCGSHLMVVILFYGSAIVTYMTPKSSKEQEKLVSVFYGVVTPMLNPLIYSLRNKDVKGALRKVATRNFSCRLEIFH; from the coding sequence atgAGAGAAACAAATCAGACACAGGTGACAGAATTCCTCCTTCTGGGACTTTCTGATGACCCACACACCCAGAAGTTGCTATTCATTTTATTCCTGGGTGTCTACCTCATCACTGTGCTTGCAAATCTACTTCTCACGTACCTTGTTCAGGTTGACTCCCGTCTTCACACAcccatgtattttttcctctgcAACTTATCTCTGGCTGACTTCTGTTTTTCTACCAACATCGTTCCCCAGGCCCTAGCCCACCTGCTATCCCAGAAGAAGGTCATTTCATTCACACGTTGTGCAACTCAGCTTctattcttcctcatttttgGGTGCACCCAGTGTGCCTTTCTGGCAGTGATGTCCTATGATCGGTACGTGGCCATCTGCAACCCTTTGCATTACCCTAGCATCATGACTTGGAGGGTGTGTGTCCAGCTGGCTGCAGGATCATGGACCAGCGGCATTCTGGTGTCTGTGGTAGATACCACTTTTACACTAAGTTTACCCTACCAAGGCAGCAATAGtattgctcatttcttttgtgaGGCCCCTGCACTGTTGATCCTGGCATCCACAGACACTCATACTTCAGAGATGGTCATTTTCCTCATGGGTGTTGTGATTCTCCTCATACCTGTTTCCCTAATTCTGGTATCCTATAGTCACATCATAGTGACTGTGGTCAGGATGAAGTCAGCTGTGGGGAGGCTCAAGGCATTCTCTACCTGTGGCTCCCACCTCATGGTGGTCATCCTTTTTTATGGGTCAGCAATTGTCACTTACATGACTCCAAAGTCTtccaaagaacaggaaaaactGGTGTCTGTGTTTTATGGAGTGGTGACACCTATGCTTAATCCCCTCATCTATAGCTTGAGAAACAAGGACGTGAAGGGAGCTCTGAGAAAAGTAGCCACAAGGAATTTCTCATGCAGGCTTGAAATCTTCCACTGA